A window of Benincasa hispida cultivar B227 chromosome 9, ASM972705v1, whole genome shotgun sequence genomic DNA:
ttaatttcataaattaattttataataagattaataaataattatttaaacaatttaaataattctaattaatttaatatccaatattaaattaattcttacacaaattcatcttcatatatttaaatatacatttTCCAATTCCGtctgattctaatttgaacgtttcaaattaacttatcatgctactctagagctaatccattttcgagctagtagagagacctcgtggatctacagatcatggactccaacgatccgagattaatcgactaaactcgtTAGACCGacctaaccctcattcgttaactaatgggtcactccactaaagcccatagttgaactcccctcactgtagatatattatgtccaatcgatataaccatgattagtaagtcaacccttcacaggttgttcgtaataacgactaggtcaaatctctattttacccccttgttccttaagtccccactgatcccctaatgaacaagtgtattgtgatccaatcaacaaaaccgagtccctctcgggccaatgagagggcggagccccttgttcaagacccagaatcagcacttaagggaacaacctctctactatccctaaaacgggtaggagtgaattccctcttgcaccctatgtccctagctatctatccagtcttacccttgaaatgggagccTTATTGATCtagcactgttgagccaaccctcacctatgaatatctaagggtaatcccgaataaataggagttcatagttaactcagtattaaggtcaagttacctaggtcatcgctttgaaatagtcagtcttaaacagtaaaaaacgttataaagtaagagtgactcatttcgtagtccgatcttgtacaaacccttttacataaggacacccccactcctcatgtccaacatgaatgaattaggatcacttcgtttgtagcactttacaactccttgtaacaactacagagcggGCCGCAttcaataatgttaccagaataaggtacccaatcttattcttatactatagatcattttgactatttactcgaacctgatccacctttatatctccacacaaagttcaagtactcatccaatagccaaaggacttttaggtttattggatttctatcaagcaataaatctattcaataacacctttattgaattttctgaataagttccattgtttacataccacgagatttaggacataaaacccaacacaaacCACATAGGCATCTCGCCAGTCCTGTGCTGCTGTCgggaactaattccttgaaaagaataataaacatggttagtggctcgtgaatcaattatccaagtcgaatcatcattcttcactaaaaggattttcaaaactagtaaatcatatttactttgtttggccttctttttctttgtcaAGTACTTGGGACAGTTCCATTTCTAGTGTCCCTTTTGGTTGCAATGGATGGAGGTTCATTTGGCAACCTTAGCCTCCTTGCTCCTTTGGGCTGCAACAGGGTTAGCTTTATTCCTCTGacgtctcttcttcttcttccactttttggtgtcaaATGAAAAGGACAtaaacttagttccagaggttgaacctctgtagaacttctttgAGGAAGTGGTAATATTTGCTTCTCCCTTCTGCTCCTTGACTTTCCTCAAGGATTAGTAAGTTTGTAGTTCGTTGAcaaaggtggtcaggttgtagtctaGTTTGTTCATAACAGCGTTAATACGGAACTATAGGAAATTCTCTGGCAAAGTCTCCAAAATAAAGCTAACATGACTAGCCTCATTGATGACGATCCCATTCATTTCAGCCACATTAAAGTCGACCaccatgttgagaacgtgttctttgacaaatttctcttctttcatACAGGCATTGAAAATGTACTTAAGAGTGTCATATTTGAGCTATAaggacgattgtccaaacattgCTTCCATGATCTCGTTTGCAGTGACCATGGATTCATGCATTTTTGCCAAGACTTCATATAAGTTGGCAAGTATGTATGCTcgagccttttcatttgcctttGCCCACCTTTCATCTGCATCCTGAGCATTTTGAGATGCATTTTGAGCAGATACTTGAGAACACTCCTTAAGTAGGACAAATTGCAGGACATCGATGATCAGTATAGTAttaattgtgtttttccaacttgTATAGTTGTcaccatttaatttattaacactTAAGAGATTCAATGTAGCGCTATTCATGTTTGAAGTTTgatgaaacatacaaattacttaTATTAGTTATTAAGCAATACCCAtgaaaaccaatcaattttagcaaaattttaatgtaccctatgtgacatctaattttgcaatgatgcttcagtgagtcAAGATGAAAGCCACTGTAGGGTGGATAGTCACCCTTTCAccgaattgagacattctcaactaattattatatcaaaataacttttattcctataatgattagtcaccattgtttggtcaagaaatcattaacttgcttaacaatttctcgtaagtgtatccttcattttagattctagagtttcgccccaatgagccaaccatagggaaaaTTGAttagggaaaaaactaaagcaatcctatatGTTCTTTAAATTCTCTTCCCCTCCAAATGATCCCACCATCCTGATTTGGTTTAGAGAATAGCAAGAtttccaagtggtagtgtccttgTTCAAGATTGTTCAAGTTCAAGGGAGACACTTGCAGTACGAGGAGTTCGTTGCTATTCGTGGGTTTGCAGAGAATAATTGTTGAAGATAGTCTTTAAAGGGTAAGTCTTCTCTTTCCCTAAATGCATgttgtaaattaaatatgtttatcctATATATCATGTGCTTTCTCTGTTTTTCACTGTTGCAAAAATGAATTGCATTGACACATGCGTTCACGCGCTTCCACTGaggaatttaattttttcaCGAACGCCGCTAGTGCTTGGCACAGATACTCCAATCCTTAAGTTAGAGAGTGAAAAAGTGTGGAAGTTCGAGAGTTTAAGAATAGGGCTCAAGTTACCTCATATGAAGCTATATTAATATATCTATATGGAAAGTTAACCTAGGTTGTTCCCTAGAGTTTTGAAGTTGCCTCAAAATAATTCGATAACCTATCGGGCCAAGGATCGTGCCTGGTTTTATGTTTGGCTAGGGTCAAAGTCAGCCTAACTAAAGCTGAACATCTTCTTTAGGCCATATTCTTGgcctaaaataatttattggGTTTAGACATGCTAAAGCATGCTTGGTTAGGCATTTGATAAGGCTCAACCTTGCCCTTGGCCTAAGTCATCCTCTTTTCTTAGGCTCATTTTGGTTCTAAGTTGTCACTTTCGATCTGTATCATACTTTCATCTTGATTATGGTGACCCTACTTGTGCTAGAGGTTAATTATACCTTTCGTTCCAAAATCACCCATAACAAAAACTATAAATTTAGTCTAAGaactataaaatattttaaaatccatTGTTTTTACTagtcacaaaattaaaagttaaaaagttCCATTAAACAAAAGATTCaagtttatataaaaaaaatcaaataatttttaaaaatttcaaatttgttacacaaaattgaaagttaagagATTCATTagacacttttaaaaattaataaacaaaataaatacaaCTTGAAAGCTCAAATAGTGAACTTGTAATTTAAATACAAGGGTAAAAtctataattttctttcttttgttaacCAATTTCCTCTAATGTTCTTAAAAATAATAAGCCAACATTTGAagactagaaaaaaaaaagtagtttttgatATATTGACTTACACTTAAAGTATATAGTATGAGATTTAGgagaaaaaagtttaaattctaaaaataaaaaatataaaactgtTGTGAATTCGAGGAGCAAAACGACCCAAAATGAGAAtacggatatggagaaaatataatataataataaaataaataaatataatgcaatatataaataaataaataaataacaaaaggtaaataaaataacagagaatggatttctccactttttccaatctttttggattgatcacTAATATGTATGTGTCTTCCAAAACTCACCAAATgacactatttataggcaatttggcaagtagaaggtggattacatggacattAATAGTGTataatcttgagacacatgaacaatgcatggggtaatggataagtgacacatggccaatggacactaataatggttgataacttgtaaatatgatttatatctagtggaggagaaaaaacTGATTAATGTATTgcatatgatatgatattaaaccataggttaatgaatataatatgattatatttattattttttaattggacaattataggataattgtgtcggcattttctccataaccgtgtgatagtgggaggttgcttTCAGTTTtctaactgaagaataaaatgaaatttgttttcattttgcaagagatcaAAGAATTTTCTCACGAGttgtatactgcctatcgcatagcaaagtgagagcctacacgatagctcaacgtttctacacgatcgtatacatgaACGCttctttctaaatgatcgcataggatttgctaaacaatcgtctagctctttcctaaacgatcacacacttgagcgtttactaaacgatcgtctatacgatcgcagcctatttactaaacgatcgtgtaccacttcctaaacgatcaagcatcatctatacgatagacatcaGCCTTTTCCCACTTACTTGTCGTGGTATACGATCTTCTCTTCCTCCtgccctctaccaaatccaacagagcccacacctcctggattttcacaccaagaataccgagggttctaagtgaTGGTGTCCTCCCTATTGTTGTGTTCGTGTGGAGGCTGTTTGTGAGTAGACGACTGGGTTTTGGTGGATGATTGCTTAGACATCTcagtgagagcgagaggagAAGTCCCTATTCGAGAGTGAGATTttggtgaagaagagttcttcaattggtacgtatttgttctcttgttgtttaagtttcatagcatgccagtaatttgtAGTATAATGCATATCTAATCGGGTAGATTGtaaatgcggtaattctgtcacaatgagtttggaacgatctctattccgctcagaggtactcttgtataagagttccttcagatagGCGTGAGCGCAAGACAATGGGCATGATGCATTAGACGATAGGGTCAGTGTTACACGGTGAGCGGCAGctagagctatgcgatgggtgCAGAGCTAAACGGTGAGTGACAATGAGAGCTATGCGTGCGATAGGCGTTGAGCGTTGGCTACTCAGTGTGCGTTAGAGCTATATGCTGGAGTAAGGCTGGTTGTGAATTGGTCAAGCTTGTCATGTGATGAGTAGTGCTTGCGTAGGCTAGGCTTTGCAAAGCTGAAAGAGCTGGAGTTGTGTTGAAGCTTGAGGCCGAGAGGAGACCAAGGCACAAAACATATGTGTTGGACTAGGTTTGCGTGAGAACTAAGGTGTGTGTTGAACCTAGTTGAAGCATGCATTGATAGTGGATGAAGTAATCAGTCTTAATCACCGATTAAGGGGCAATAGTTATCTTAAGCACCAGATTTAACTCCATTTAAGCTGGAGGTTTCATGTTGGACTTTAACGGTAAACGGTGGGAAGCAGTATAAAAAGGAGGTTGAATTCAAAAGCTCAGTTTGAACAATTCCTTCGTGCAAATTGAGAGATCTTGTGTTGTTGAAAAGCCCTGAGAGTTTAGTTTCAGAGGTGATGCTGTCGGAAGAAGGTCTCACCAGAATAAGGCCGAAGAAGGGAAAAAGTGACAAGAGGTTCAATTCACGTGTGAATCCGAGCCATTGATGAAGAATTGAGGATCCAGGATGAACCATGAAAATTTTGAAGCTAAAAGTTTAAGATAAGCTTTCTGAGACAAtgctaaacaagtttgtagaaggaaaatTCTTGAGATGAGCTTTAGAAGTCGAGTTATTAATTCAGTAATTTGAATATAGAATTctatgaacaagcaggcagctactTGGGTTGAGTGAGTTGGCAGCTCAAAGTAAGCGCTCGGGTAGACCAAGGGCTGAGCACTCCTATGCGTTAGACTTGTTGTGTGGGCTGAGGGAAGCTTGCATTAAAGTCTTGGATGTATAGCAGCCTTTTTGGATGACCATGTGCAGCAGAAGGAACACTTAGAGCAAGTGTTGGTTGCACAAGTGGGATGCATTTGTGAGGTGTGGTTGGATGCATAGCAAGAGCCAATGTCTCAAGGAAATTTATAAGTACTATACCTACAGCAAGGTGTGTTTGAGTGAAGGTTTTCTAGGTGAAGGCTAAACACAAAGCTTATTTAAgagttagtctcaaaagggagaccaatGCTAGTagctaaatatatgtttttgtgTCCACAGGATTGACACCAGTATTAGAAGCATATCAACCTTTGAGGAATAGTCCTAAAatttgtgagtgactaaatatttataatgtttttaaaGAAACTATGATTTTAAGAAATATTATTCTTAAGCTAGCTATTTTACAAAGTagtttccaagcaaactatgaGTTATGTTGTAGACGCAtaccatgtatgaaagtttactGGAAAAACTATTTGTGTTTAAATACACAAAGCATgcattagtacctttaaagatATGTTTTCTATGTGTtctgctttacatgctttaaaaagAAAGTCATAGTATGACTAGTATTACTTTAAGCTCGATACTGAgggacattgagaaggtatctgaacagctcaatactgaaggacattgagaaggtatcggagaagtagtacctaaggtatggcGGTACTTATAACCACGTACAAATAGGTaattaaagtcagagattgagaaaaatggttctctcttgactaagcGGTTGACGTTggtattctcaactaaggaacagtttaatgttttatgatgaaaacaactttacatgttttaagcttggaaaatatttatatttcagtacaaggttactgtgaagatttataatttcaatatgatctctttattgagacttatgcatgagaatcaattttctttcttaagtcattcactgggctagcaagctcactaTAACAGGGTTGGGatgtatgatattaaatgctcatgatgatgcgatactacttctatttatgcgttaatttggaatgttcatgtagtatgctctgcattgtcacaagtttccttacgatggaaccaagtgtaattccaccgcaagtttctcggtgtgatccgaggtcgaacacgggaaAATGGTGtcggttattgcggtatgttcatggtatatgtgaccaggttttcaattctttataaaggagtttgtacaggtatgtaaatttcaataaaataaaggaaagcagtaaagatacgataaaacataaaaatacaataaacctaggctagatgttacaagatacagacttcatgtacaagatgctaggattaaggctggctgtgaaggttgtgcaaagatgtgggattcggcgacaagtcttataaacagaatagaaagagaaagataagtattacaaacaatgcAAGACCTTAATTGgatttgaaggtacaaataccattctgctcttctcttggcgtacacctctaaATGATCAGCCATGTTCCCCACATGtgtgtggtgaaacagagtctaacataatgaatgcaaggttgcttccatgtctggacgtactactcgctttagttaatgcactcttctgaccttctctcgatagatcagaatgacatcttcacttttgctttCACAGGTGaggatgtcgtctagcatgctttagctaaacgtattttataactttaatacagattaagttcttggtgattcatattgctcatcaggggattaagaaaacatcatgaagaaagtaaCTAATAGGTGAACAGAAacagacagaaaatggtaaatggaatctatcgaaacatttaatatttctacaaagcgttcgatacatgatgtgtgagtgaagagataaagaaattatggaatacaatgaaagagagatagaatagatacaaacaagtgccaatgtcttggcacagattcgatggagatctactTGTCGGATAGGATGGTTtcgatggcaggaagagcttccctctcaggcttgctccaccggtagcaggggtctctgcacaaagcttcgatcgggtatatggcaggtcggatctgagattcacctctcgaccttatctcgttctcttcccgaatttcttctcttcagcaattagctcagccttttctctctaaaatcttgcagcacttagccccgtatcaaatagcatatttttctctgaaatcagtggggtatttataggagcagatctttgactctagccttgtggtccccacttgatggttatggtaaatccacagatggagggatattattccttctattatgcaatcagaccattaattttgcacaaccgttagttgtacacctCTCTCAATCCCCCGCTCTCGCGTTGCTCAATttcatctttcgatcataggttcgcatgcggtgtttgtttttattaccacatgcagtTGAAGCATAGCTCTGGACCGACTATTGCATTGCGCCGTTACTTCGGTAATCATCTCATCATGGTTGATCGATGGGCACAATGTGGCAAAGATGCGTTAATTAGTTTCTCATGTgccttgagcgcaagcagtgacttggtctcctgcaaaacagagtaaagtttggtttgtcttccatctttttggcgttagtgggtgtaagcGCAAACATTTATAGTTATTGTCATACTGGGCTAatcttcatacaattggcgcatagtTACTAActttttggccgcaatatctagataaggagGCATAAATGacgtgtatttctacaagttatcacacccccaaatttagatatatgcttgtcctcaagcatatcttctaccaaggcaatcatgctccatttctatcctatatttctgcgatgattggttgctccgaatgttacacttaggcacattacctgACATCACActtttccttctatccttgctaattcttagcaagccctaccTTATCCTTCTATGTAataaaattctgctcaaagacacttttctagttttcaaaatagaatgcttatctcttctttatcaaaacaacttgatgtatctacATGCGGTGAGAAAAATGtgcgtcatttattcacttagagacaattggtcatggttacactcttcattttggctcatccccacgggtgtcatgcgaacatccaactacggttgtgtgtcaattctaactttaactcatgataatcagaggagttgtcccttgcattctttttttttctcctcttggtttatactacgttgttcttggaaacccaccttcgttttggctcgCTCCTACgagtgtcatacgaacatccaactacaagcaggctcctttcacaactaactcttatcaggttaggaacagttttgaaattttcccttgcactaacattggagttttgcataatttttttaaaaaaaatggaaaaggacgcattttcttaaatactacatatttctaatttcatctgctcagaccttcctcaccccaaaatttaaagatgagcaaggttctcattgcgttgtttggatagactagacagacacttagaagaaaatttcaaaaagaaggtttgagcagaactttgaaaaataaaaggtaaagtactgctaaactaagaattaactaagtattagtcagaatttactaagtatgggaaatgtttctaagtgtaaacATATGATACATCATAGTAACGCAATAATGATCGTAAAAATAAAGGATTAAGAACATAGCAAAAATtatcaaaggaagataaagaaagaggcacAGGCAAAGAATGGAGTGAATATATATTTCTGATTATATTGAGTATTAACAAAGTATGGGACTATATTACAAATGAACGCATTATAGAAAGTTTTCTAATGCCTGTACAAAAGTCAAAGAATTCGGTTAAGTTACAAAATTTGATTCGGAAGGGTGCATGATTTGCAGTTCATGTCATGCTTCCAATAAACGcagatacatttttgctgaggacgggcaacacgCATATATCCCCACagcacaccccttaactaaatacATTTCTGGAGTAtaacatagtgcatttaactAAGACCGGGCAAAGGACGCATATatgtgcaacacacccctcaccgCAATGTATTTGGGTGTATTAGATGCATATCTCCTCTTCTTTCTACTTACTACACCCATCCTCTCATTATATACcaatttattttcctctcttcCTAACGCAAGTTGAAAAGATCTTGTGGTGATTTATCCAAACATTCACAAAATCATGCACCCAGCGCTACTACATTTAACGTTTGGAAACATATGAAACTTCTAGAACATTAAAGACTAATCCTACTAAACAGTAATCACAAAATGAAACAAACGgtaaaagaaagcaagtaaacatagatggGAAGGCCAACTGAAAGAAATTctcagaattaccgcaatcgTTTTCCCTGCAAGTattttaatcctgcttgcccaaatTAATGGTGTCCATGCGCCGATCGAAGTCGCCTCCATAGTAGGGTTTGATCCgctgaccattgactttgaatgcacTGCTCCCGTCTAAAGTTGTTAATTCCACTGCGCCGTGGGGAAAGATGGTCTNNNNNNNNNNNNNNNNNNNNNNNNNNNNNNNNNNNNNNNNNNNNNNNNNNNNNNNNNNNNNNNNNNNNNNNNNNNNNNNNNNNNNNNNNNNNNNNNNNNNNNNNNNNNNNNNNNNNNNNNNNNNNNNNNNNNNNNNNNNNNNNNNNNNNNNNNNNNNNNNNNNNNNNNNNNNNNNNNNNNNNNNNNNNNNNNNNNNNNNNNNNNNNNNNNNNNNNNNNNNNNNNNNNNNNNNNNNNNNNNNNNNNNNNNNNNNNNNNNNNNNNNNNNNNNNNNNNNNNNNNNNNNNNNNNNNNNNNNNNNNNNNNNNNNNNNNNNNNNNNNNNNNNNNNNNNNNNNNNNNNNNNNNNNNNNNNN
This region includes:
- the LOC120084595 gene encoding uncharacterized protein LOC120084595, whose product is MNSATLNLLSVNKLNGDNYTSWKNTINTILIIDVLQFVLLKECSQVSAQNASQNAQDADERWAKANEKARAYILANLYEVLAKMHESMVTANEIMEAMFGQSSL